In Candidatus Binatia bacterium, the genomic stretch AGCGCGGCCTCAAGAGCGTCATGGTGACGGCCGGCTACATCACACCCGAGGCGCGCCGCGACGTCTATCGGTACATCGACGCCGCCAACGTGGACCTCAAGGCGTTTACGGAGCGGTTCTATCGAAAGCTGACATTTTCCCACCTCGAGCCGGTTCTCAACACGCTTCGGTGGCTCAAGCACGAAACCGATATCTGGTTCGAGATTACCAATCTGATGATTCCCGACGAGAACGACGGCCCCGAAGAAACAAAGCAGCTGTGCGATTGGGTGCTCGAAAATCTCGGCGATACCGTTCCGCTTCACTTCACCGCCTTCCATCCCGATTTCAAAATGACCGACAAGCCGAGGACGCCGGCATCCACGCTCCAGCGCGCGCGGCAGATCGCGCTTTCCGCGGGCATCAAATACTGCTACGTCGGCAATGTGTTCGATAACGAAGGACAGACCACCTATTGTCCCGCCTGCGGCGGCGTCGTGGTCCGGCGCTCCTGGCACGACGTCCTCGAATATCGTCTGATCGGAGATCGTTGTCCTTGCGGCCAGATGATCCCCGGCCGCTTTCAGCAGCCTGAAAAAATCGCCGCCCACCGGCAACGGCCCCGCGCCGTGCGGCTCTAGCGATAGAGCCTGCCACTACAATTGGATTTTCCCACTGAATCCGCTTAGAATGTTCTCCTGTCATGGCGCGAGTGAAAACAACCCGGCGCGAAGCGCTTCCCGATCTGATGATCCTGGAGGACATCAGCACGCTCATCAGCCATTCCCAGGATCTCCAGGAAACGCTCAACAGCATCGTCGCCATCGTCGCCGAGCGGATGGAAACCGAGGTCTGCTCGCTCTATATTCTCGAGCGCAAAAAGGACCGCCTGACTCTCTGGGCAACCATGGGCCTGGACCAGGAATCGGTGGGAAAAGTCTCGATGGGGATTACCGAAGGGTTGACGGGTCTCGTTATCGAGCGAATGAACCCGGTCATGGCCGTGGATGCGCAGGCCCACCCACGCTACAAATATTTTCCCGAGACCGGCGAGGAGCGCTTCCACTCATTCCTAGGCGTGCCGCTGTTCGAGAAGCACCAGCCGCTCGGCGTCCTCGTGGTGCAGACTTCCCGAAGGCGCGAGTTCTCGCGCGACGAAATTCGCCTTTTGAAGGCGATCTCGGCTCAGGTCTCGGGCATCATCATCCAGGCCCGTCTAGTCGATTCCCTCAAAGACAAAGAGCGCGAGCGAAAAGAATATCAAAAGCGAATGGTAGACGCGCTCAGAAAGCTCCGCTCGTACGAAGGCAGGCGCCGCGAGCGAGCGGGCCGAGGAGCGGCGCAAAAATGGCGCGGCCGGCTCGCCGGCCTATCGGTCGCGCCGGGCTTTGGCCGCGGCGCGGCTTTTATTCTCAGGACCAGGATGGACTTGAAGTCGGTGAAAAAAGAGCGGGCAAAAAACCCCAAGCGGGAGATCGAGAGATTTCGCGCGGCGGTCGAGCGCGGGATCGAGCAAATTCAAAACTTGAAACAGCGTATGAGCAGTCTCCTTTCCAAAGAGGACGGCGCCGTGTTCGACGTTCATCGCTTGATTCTGGGAGACCCCGTTTTGATCGAGCAAATCGAAAACAAGATCCGCAAGGAACGCTTCACGGCCGAGTACGCCGTCAGCGCGGTGTTTGAGCAGCACCTGAACTCTTTTACCCAAATCGAGGACGACTACTTGAGAGAGCGCGCCGCCGACGTTAAGGACGTAGCGCAAAGAATGTTGGAAAATCTTTCCGGCATGAACGAGGAGAAGCCCGAGCTTCCCGCGCAGGCGATTCTCGTCGCCGAGGACCTTTCGCCGGCCGATCTGAGCCTCATAGAAGGAGATCATTTTCGTGGCATCGTGCTCGCCACCGGCGGAGTGACCTCGCACGCCTCGATATTGGCAAAATCCTTCGAGATCCCCAGCGTGGTCGCCGTCGAAGGGCTGATCGAGAACGTCCGGCCGGGAGACTCCCTCATCGTCGACGGGAACTCCGGAGTCGTCTACATCAACCCGAGCCATGAGGTGGTGCGC encodes the following:
- the amrS gene encoding AmmeMemoRadiSam system radical SAM enzyme; the encoded protein is MQEALWWTTEGDGRILCTLCPRYCRIGEDQAGFCYIRKNIGGKLYSLGYGKSTGFAIDPIEKKPLNHFLPGTGVLSFGTAGCNLGCRFCQNWSISKAKLDDAESLTVSPEKVVELALAQNVPSIAFTYNDPVIWGEFAIDISRRARERGLKSVMVTAGYITPEARRDVYRYIDAANVDLKAFTERFYRKLTFSHLEPVLNTLRWLKHETDIWFEITNLMIPDENDGPEETKQLCDWVLENLGDTVPLHFTAFHPDFKMTDKPRTPASTLQRARQIALSAGIKYCYVGNVFDNEGQTTYCPACGGVVVRRSWHDVLEYRLIGDRCPCGQMIPGRFQQPEKIAAHRQRPRAVRL
- the ptsP gene encoding phosphoenolpyruvate--protein phosphotransferase, whose protein sequence is MARVKTTRREALPDLMILEDISTLISHSQDLQETLNSIVAIVAERMETEVCSLYILERKKDRLTLWATMGLDQESVGKVSMGITEGLTGLVIERMNPVMAVDAQAHPRYKYFPETGEERFHSFLGVPLFEKHQPLGVLVVQTSRRREFSRDEIRLLKAISAQVSGIIIQARLVDSLKDKERERKEYQKRMVDALRKLRSYEGRRRERAGRGAAQKWRGRLAGLSVAPGFGRGAAFILRTRMDLKSVKKERAKNPKREIERFRAAVERGIEQIQNLKQRMSSLLSKEDGAVFDVHRLILGDPVLIEQIENKIRKERFTAEYAVSAVFEQHLNSFTQIEDDYLRERAADVKDVAQRMLENLSGMNEEKPELPAQAILVAEDLSPADLSLIEGDHFRGIVLATGGVTSHASILAKSFEIPSVVAVEGLIENVRPGDSLIVDGNSGVVYINPSHEVVREYDRLEREYLALNKELGELRDVPAETQDGHRVSLYANIGLLSDIAFAHLHGAQGVGLYRTEIQFLTHRDFPGEEEQYALYRRVVEGLGGKPVTIRTLDIGADKYPAYVRRGAVEPNPFLGWRSIRVSLDMPEIFKTQLRAILRAGALGRVRMLIPMVTSLEEILRVKELLAEVKEELEREEAPFDRQMELGIMVEVPSIVHLVSRIVREVDFLSIGTNDLIQYILAVDRGNHKVAELYEPLHPAVLAALSQVIEGAKTEGKRVGMCGEMAGDPLYTLLLLGMGLEEFSMGSLFIPVAKKIIRSVTYRQAKATAQIVIQMDTVDEIKKYLFDQMRELGMVELLELYS